Proteins encoded within one genomic window of Misgurnus anguillicaudatus chromosome 18, ASM2758022v2, whole genome shotgun sequence:
- the themis gene encoding protein THEMIS: MALTLHEFTQSVKAKALPRVLQIQSGVYCQGCVYEMFGRECSLSTGDLLKIIDITIMGFSALSSSNTKLDLPLEYPGMFKLIADSQPYRSVEEIVESVKIGSHRLGHPVFLTLSEIKLSHGLIKERESFKITAVTQHQPDGGRVDCVLLHREPKFCFSLSFSQQGDFIECQDDQFYTLKEIADWKISKGRRRSVCEVKTLLKKDFLFSSLLENVCGELILTPVYELKAITKISENVLLLASNLDVEVMDVTEQFDCDSFWPVQHFSLKDVFESPAEFFPVVAELSCRNSFKLSPELKSLFHSKQVIVHHAYCSKRILASEMCSESPRHFLIPESYNGRLKRRPRQFPTAYDLERARSETEEIRVVATREFESTYDGLASVQARDQFVVTKGKSRVISHDGTEKLVDAFECLKVTEKSKGVEVKESVRLPMCLEGGFVELVSDKRQYTITEVCRWFPLPFNVNVSVRDLSLKHDILAGVPGLYIEEEISDPCLLISTTDLSQLMAVPVNRTDLTLRIKERWTGESLACNEMSSIEEISEDTYFSLRRYAVATVTPPPRPPKKPKDPPPRPPRTFSSMSEQTNSEGTSCSSKIQMLTTSGAQSQSNTSDNTQILHIETSEQVDSTQCSDSKHENDEQTLIIQKPTLTLAKGRSLDNLATARTAEEDDVHDYEYIDEAQLDNIRRTCYDQPVSTCVKTKPSHTI, from the exons ATGGCTTTAACACTGCATGAATTTACACAGTCTGTAAAGGCTAAAGCTTTACCCAGGGTGCTACAGATCCAGTCAGGAGTCTACTGTCAAG GCTGTGTTTATGAGATGTTTGGAAGAGAATGCTCTCTGTCGACCGGAGATCTCCTTAAAATCATTGACATCACCATCATGGGATTTTCTGCTCTGAGCTCCAGCAACACAAAGCTCGACCTTCCATTGGAGTATCCAG GTATGTTTAAACTGATAGCTGACAGTCAGCCGTACAGGAGCGTAGAAGAAATCGTGGAGTCGGTGAAGATCGGCTCTCACAGACTGGGTCATCCGGTGTTCCTCACCCTCTCGGAGATAAAGCTTTCACACGGTCTcataaaagagagagagagttttaaAATCACAGCTGTCACCCAGCATCAGCCGGACGGAGGCCGTGTGGACTGCGTGCTGCTTCATAGAGAACCAAAGTTCTGCTTCAGTCTGAGTTTCTCTCAGCAGGGCGACTTCATCGAGTGTCAGGATGATCAGTTTTACACACTGAAGGAGATCGCAGACTGGAAGATCTCGAAAGGCAGGAGAAGATCTGTTTGTGAGGTCAAAACTCTGCTCAAGAAAGATTTCTTATTTTCCAGTTTATTGGAGAACGTGTGTGGAGAGCTGATATTAACTCCTGTATATGAGCTGAAGGCTATTACAAAGA TTAGCGAGAACGTTTTGCTCCTCGCCTCAAATCTGGACGTGGAGGTGATGGATGTTACGGAGCAGTTCGACTGCGACTCTTTTTGGCCAGTTCAGCATTTTTCACTGAAGGATGTGTTTGAAAGTCCTGCCGAGTTCTTCCCGGTCGTGGCTGAGCTGTCGTGTAGAAATTCATTCAAGCTGTCACCAGAGCTGAAGTCTCTGTTTCACTCCAAACAGGTGATCGTTCATCACGCTTACTGTTCAAAACGAATACTGGCCTCAGAAATGTGTAGTGAATCTCCAAGACACTTTCTCATTCCCGAGTCCTACAACGGACGCTTGAAACGCAGGCCACGCCAGTTTCCCACAGCCTACGATCTGGAGCGAGCTCGCAGCGAGACGGAGGAGATCCGTGTGGTGGCCACCAGAGAGTTTGAGTCCACGTACGACGGACTCGCTTCTGTTCAAGCCAGAGATCAGTTTGTGGTGACTAAAGGAAAGAGTCGTGTGATTTCACATGACGGGACAGAGAAGTTAGTGGATGCGTTTGAATGTCTAAAGGTTACAGAGAAAAGTAAGGGGGTCGAGGTGAAGGAGTCTGTGCGACTCCCTATGTGTTTGGAGGGTGGATTCGTGGAGCTGGTCAGTGACAAACGTCAGTATACCATCACAGAGGTATGCCGATGGTTCCCGCTGCCCTTTAACGTCAACGTGTCGGTGCGTGACCTCTCTCTGAAGCATGACATTCTGGCCGGAGTCCCTGGTCTGTACATTGAGGAGGAGATCTCTGATCCCTGTCTTCTCATTTCAACCACGGATCTCTCTCAGCTGATGGCGGTGCCGGTAAATCGTACAGACTTGACCCTTAGAATTAAAGAGCGGTGGACTGGTGAGAGTTTAGCTTGTAATGAAATGTCATCCATAGAGGAGATCTCAGAGGACACTTACTTCAGCCTGAGAAGATACGCTGTCGCTACAGTGACACCTCCTCCGAGACCCCCCAAAAAGCCAAAGGATCCTCCCCCACGCCCTCCCAGGACCTTCTCATCTATGTCTGAGCAGACCAACTCTGAAGGTACCAGCTGTTCTTCAAAG ATACAGATGTTGACTACATCAGGAGCACAATCACAGTCTAACACATCTGACAACACGCAG ATTCTTCACATTGAAACTTCTGAGCAAGTTGACTCCACACAATGCAGTGACTCCAAACATGAAAATGACGAACAGACTCTCATCATTCAGAAACCAACCCTAA CACTTGCTAAGGGCCGAAGTCTGGACAACTTAGCCACTGCAAGAACTGCGGAAGAGGATGATGTGCACGATTATGAATACATAGATGAGGCTCAGCTTGACAACATCAGAAGGACGTGTTATGATCAACCTGTTAGCACATGTGTGAAAACAAAACCTAGTCATACAATATAA